In Thermoplasmata archaeon, a single genomic region encodes these proteins:
- a CDS encoding MoaD/ThiS family protein — MPTVRLDGMLRQFVSARSVQVDADDVSGLIDRIEETYPRLRYRLRDEAGMLRRFVRIFVNGEDVSLVPGLTTRLRAGDKVDILHSIQGG; from the coding sequence ATGCCTACGGTCCGCCTCGATGGAATGCTACGGCAGTTCGTCTCCGCGCGCTCGGTCCAGGTCGATGCGGATGATGTGTCCGGCCTCATCGATCGGATCGAAGAGACCTACCCTCGCCTCCGCTACCGTCTTCGGGACGAGGCAGGGATGCTCCGGCGGTTCGTCCGGATATTTGTCAACGGGGAGGACGTGTCGCTCGTCCCGGGCCTGACCACCCGGCTCCGGGCCGGGGATAAGGTGGATATCCTCCATTCGATTCAGGGGGGATGA